A stretch of the Saccharolobus caldissimus genome encodes the following:
- a CDS encoding glycosyltransferase codes for MLTLLTVIVTRNPNIDELAQTISYIKSVLKSKILIVDNNSTTSLNEIISLSDYIIINGCNMGLAKAYNIALKFSNYLGEDWLLLLDQDSKILEEFDIREIIEEVSKLPQKDKVAIISLNKIFAYTTKENIGIFIKCKSVVNSGSILNVKICSNFKYNEDLFIDRIDNEYCYRLRKHGYLILAYPRQLICHKIGDKISPYKKKLSKLILFLLKTLSLMHGFSEFKKVIKYKDYYIVYNNYYRYYTIIRNTIYLSIRSMIDKNFLKTLPSWLLALYEETSLIVMLKLFTLALFHGLIGDLKRDNERIFRYFQN; via the coding sequence GTGCTAACATTGCTAACTGTCATTGTTACTCGTAATCCTAACATTGACGAATTAGCTCAAACGATATCATATATCAAATCGGTATTAAAATCTAAAATTTTAATAGTAGATAATAACTCTACAACTAGTCTTAATGAAATTATATCTCTATCTGACTATATTATCATAAATGGATGTAATATGGGTTTAGCTAAGGCATATAATATTGCTTTAAAATTTTCGAATTATTTGGGCGAGGATTGGCTGCTACTGCTAGATCAAGACTCTAAAATTTTAGAGGAGTTTGATATAAGGGAAATTATAGAGGAAGTTAGCAAGTTACCTCAAAAAGATAAGGTGGCTATAATATCTTTAAATAAGATCTTCGCTTATACGACAAAGGAAAATATTGGAATTTTCATTAAATGCAAAAGTGTAGTAAATAGTGGAAGTATCTTAAATGTGAAAATTTGTTCTAATTTTAAATATAATGAGGATTTATTTATAGATAGAATAGATAACGAATATTGTTATAGATTAAGAAAACATGGTTATTTAATTCTAGCCTATCCTAGACAACTTATCTGTCATAAAATAGGTGATAAAATCTCACCCTATAAAAAGAAACTATCTAAATTAATTCTGTTTCTATTGAAAACGCTAAGTTTAATGCACGGATTTAGTGAATTTAAAAAAGTCATAAAATATAAGGATTATTATATAGTATATAATAATTATTACAGATATTATACAATTATTAGAAACACAATATATCTTAGTATAAGATCTATGATAGATAAAAACTTTCTAAAGACTCTACCTTCATGGTTATTAGCATTGTATGAGGAAACCTCTTTAATAGTCATGCTTAAACTATTTACGTTAGCGCTATTTCATGGGCTAATAGGCGATTTAAAAAGAGATAATGAAAGAATTTTTAGATATTTTCAGAATTAA
- a CDS encoding HEPN domain-containing protein, with product MRYKDWIIQAEEDLDVARVLLNAGKYFAVAYYSQQASEKALKSLLIFLGKDPGKTHSLTELADMIEKEGLEIPSNVKENLMVLSPHFIISRYPDASNGIPARQYNKNIAEDLYKRAKEVVDWVKLEENQQ from the coding sequence GTGAGATATAAAGATTGGATAATTCAAGCTGAAGAAGATTTGGATGTTGCAAGAGTTCTCCTAAATGCAGGAAAGTATTTTGCAGTAGCTTATTATTCTCAACAAGCATCAGAAAAAGCCTTAAAATCACTATTAATCTTTTTAGGAAAAGATCCTGGGAAAACTCATTCGCTTACTGAACTTGCTGATATGATAGAGAAGGAAGGTTTAGAAATCCCGTCAAATGTGAAAGAAAATTTAATGGTTTTATCTCCTCATTTTATTATCTCCAGATATCCAGACGCTTCTAACGGAATTCCAGCAAGGCAATATAATAAAAATATTGCTGAAGATTTATATAAAAGAGCTAAAGAGGTGGTAGATTGGGTAAAATTAGAGGAAAATCAGCAATAG
- a CDS encoding DNA-binding protein, with protein sequence MIAIADTSFLIDWTKYDNRDLIFKIFELIYLPESTLNEIRNELTLIWISKALEENKMAIFPEIPQISNEALRLVNSSRRLPIRPVDYPEAYCTVVGKIFDYAVLTENGGVVALVDYFDEYNNVKVFRAIDIIYQLFKSGLVKDFKAELDRYSNQTKHMFSVRDLRKYGIL encoded by the coding sequence ATGATAGCAATAGCTGATACTTCGTTCCTCATAGACTGGACTAAATATGATAATAGAGACCTTATTTTTAAAATATTTGAATTAATATATCTCCCAGAGTCTACGTTAAACGAAATAAGAAATGAATTAACTTTAATATGGATATCTAAGGCTTTAGAGGAAAATAAAATGGCAATCTTTCCAGAAATTCCTCAGATAAGTAATGAGGCATTAAGATTAGTTAATAGCAGTAGAAGATTACCTATAAGGCCTGTAGATTATCCAGAAGCCTACTGTACTGTTGTAGGGAAGATATTCGATTACGCAGTACTAACTGAAAACGGCGGAGTAGTAGCATTAGTGGACTACTTCGACGAATATAATAACGTTAAAGTATTTAGGGCAATAGACATAATATATCAACTTTTTAAGTCTGGACTAGTTAAGGATTTTAAGGCTGAACTGGATAGATACTCAAATCAAACTAAACATATGTTTTCAGTTAGAGATTTAAGGAAGTACGGCATACTATAA
- a CDS encoding glucose-1-phosphate thymidylyltransferase, with product MEAVILHGGQGTRLRPLTHTGPKQLIRVAGKPVSQWVLEQIRDAGIRDVIIILGDNNPSRVVEYYGDGSRFGIKITYVYQGKARGLADAVYRVKDLVSDKFIVYLGDNIVPYDLSKFSKFNSSASILLAKVDNPNRFGVAVIRGNKVVKLIEKPKEFISDLALVGVYGFTKEIFEVIESLRPSWRGELEITDAIQGLIDRGKEVEFQIVDGWWKDTGTPKDILEANSFLLDRYAIRSINGEIKDSSIDGRVMIEADSVIENSIIRGPVYIGYGSKVKNSYIGPFTSIGHNCTVENSEIEYSVILDNVRLRGVSIMDSLIGNNSIVEKGGKWQKLIIGENSSVIL from the coding sequence TTGGAGGCCGTGATTCTTCATGGAGGGCAAGGGACTAGGTTAAGACCCTTAACACATACTGGGCCTAAGCAGTTAATTAGAGTTGCTGGTAAGCCAGTCTCCCAGTGGGTTTTAGAACAAATTAGAGATGCAGGTATTAGGGATGTAATTATAATACTGGGTGATAATAATCCTTCTAGGGTTGTCGAGTATTATGGTGACGGGAGTCGTTTTGGTATTAAGATTACTTATGTCTATCAAGGTAAGGCTAGAGGTTTAGCTGATGCCGTTTATAGGGTTAAGGATTTGGTTTCTGATAAGTTTATCGTTTATCTGGGGGATAACATTGTACCTTATGACCTGAGTAAGTTTTCTAAGTTTAATAGTTCAGCATCAATCTTACTGGCTAAAGTAGATAATCCAAATCGTTTTGGAGTTGCAGTTATAAGGGGAAATAAGGTTGTTAAATTAATTGAGAAGCCTAAAGAGTTCATATCTGATTTAGCTTTAGTGGGAGTTTATGGCTTTACTAAGGAAATTTTCGAGGTAATTGAGAGCTTAAGGCCAAGTTGGAGAGGTGAACTTGAGATAACGGATGCGATTCAAGGATTAATTGATAGAGGTAAGGAGGTAGAGTTCCAAATAGTTGACGGCTGGTGGAAGGATACTGGAACGCCCAAGGATATTCTTGAGGCAAATTCTTTCCTATTAGACAGATATGCAATTAGAAGTATAAATGGAGAAATCAAAGATTCTTCAATAGACGGAAGGGTTATGATAGAGGCTGATTCTGTTATAGAAAACTCAATAATAAGAGGACCAGTATATATAGGATACGGCAGCAAAGTTAAGAACTCCTATATAGGTCCATTTACCTCTATAGGGCATAATTGTACAGTAGAAAATAGTGAGATAGAATATAGCGTAATTTTAGATAATGTAAGATTACGAGGAGTATCAATAATGGATTCATTAATAGGCAATAATTCTATTGTAGAAAAAGGAGGGAAATGGCAGAAATTAATTATAGGCGAAAATTCCTCTGTAATATTATAG
- a CDS encoding ribbon-helix-helix domain-containing protein — protein MAKVIQLDEKTFILDEERTYVITFKLEDEILNLIDNNMERSNYNSRSDLIRDAIVEYINYLKGKYG, from the coding sequence ATGGCTAAAGTTATCCAGTTGGATGAGAAAACGTTTATTCTAGATGAGGAGAGGACATATGTAATTACTTTTAAACTTGAAGATGAAATCTTAAATTTAATTGATAATAATATGGAAAGGTCAAATTATAATTCAAGAAGTGATTTGATTAGAGATGCTATAGTCGAGTATATAAACTACCTTAAAGGAAAATACGGTTAA
- a CDS encoding nucleotidyltransferase domain-containing protein has product MLNLAKEIVENISKDFPNLQEAYIFGSRARGDYLDTSDIDLMLVFKGIKEMNTIDRMYMVSKYIKGNVDYIVVDEEEKERVKDKKLFWKKGVGFINFL; this is encoded by the coding sequence ATGCTAAATTTAGCTAAGGAAATAGTTGAAAATATATCAAAGGACTTTCCTAATCTACAAGAAGCTTATATTTTCGGCTCTAGAGCTAGAGGGGATTACTTAGATACAAGTGATATAGATTTAATGTTAGTATTTAAAGGAATTAAAGAGATGAATACTATAGATAGAATGTATATGGTTTCAAAATATATTAAAGGTAACGTAGATTATATTGTTGTAGACGAAGAAGAGAAGGAAAGAGTTAAAGATAAAAAACTCTTCTGGAAGAAAGGAGTTGGATTTATTAATTTCTTATAA
- a CDS encoding dTDP-glucose 4,6-dehydratase: MRFMILGGAGFIGSAFVRFLNSLGFRPLVFDLFTYSGRIENLLGCNFDLIKGDVKDFNTLHSTISNFKPDIVINFAAESHVDRSIYSPQDFVGTNVLGVINVLEAARRFSFDYVHISTDEVYGDDKCADENSPLSPSSPYSASKAAGDLFVKAYVRTYGIRAVIVRPSNNYGPRQFPEKFIPKAIIRTLLGMHVPVYGDGKAERDWIFVEDTVRIIYDIIKYAEWKGEVYNIPGGQRYSVLDVLKILGEVMGKEMKVRFVSDRPGHDRRYCMVSKLRYNVTPLREGLRRTYEWYLSNKWWWESLIDDRFFREDEPWK, translated from the coding sequence ATGCGTTTTATGATCCTAGGCGGAGCTGGCTTTATTGGTTCTGCTTTTGTAAGATTTTTAAATTCTCTTGGCTTTAGGCCTTTGGTTTTTGATTTGTTCACCTATTCTGGTAGGATTGAGAATTTACTAGGTTGTAATTTTGATTTGATTAAGGGTGATGTTAAGGATTTTAACACTCTTCATAGTACTATTTCCAATTTTAAACCTGATATTGTTATTAATTTCGCTGCTGAATCTCATGTTGATAGAAGTATTTACTCCCCTCAAGATTTTGTTGGTACTAACGTTTTGGGTGTTATAAATGTTCTTGAGGCTGCTAGGAGATTTAGTTTCGATTATGTTCACATTAGTACTGATGAGGTGTATGGTGACGATAAATGTGCTGACGAAAATTCTCCGTTAAGTCCCTCATCTCCCTATAGTGCTTCTAAAGCTGCAGGAGACTTATTCGTTAAAGCTTATGTAAGGACTTATGGGATTAGGGCCGTTATTGTTAGGCCCTCCAATAATTACGGGCCTAGACAGTTCCCAGAAAAATTCATTCCTAAGGCTATAATTAGGACCCTTCTCGGTATGCATGTTCCAGTTTATGGTGACGGTAAGGCTGAGAGAGATTGGATATTTGTTGAGGATACTGTAAGGATAATTTATGATATTATTAAGTATGCTGAGTGGAAAGGAGAAGTTTATAATATTCCAGGTGGGCAGAGATATAGCGTTTTAGATGTTTTGAAAATATTAGGTGAGGTTATGGGTAAGGAGATGAAAGTAAGGTTTGTTTCTGACAGGCCAGGTCACGATAGAAGATATTGTATGGTTAGTAAGCTGAGGTATAATGTTACTCCTCTTAGAGAAGGATTGAGAAGGACTTACGAATGGTATTTAAGCAATAAGTGGTGGTGGGAGTCATTAATTGATGACAGATTCTTTAGGGAAGATGAACCTTGGAAATGA
- a CDS encoding SDR family oxidoreductase gives MRVMIIGASGQLGYELSKVLQTHDPIKTYVSQEIAGGIKLDLTDYHSVEDFIIKKKPDVVINAAAFTDVDGCEVNKEKAFKINAEAVKHLVRASRVIEAYLVHVSTDYVFDGIKGLYREDDIPNPINYYGLTKLLGEAYVLSYDDSLIVRTSGVFRDKGFPIYAYKTLKEGKEVLAFKGYYSPISAKKLAEAINELITYRKSGIIHVAGERISRYELALKIKELYNLSGKVIEVDNIKGWIARRPFDSSLDISKAKKILSIDFYSIDDNLRFMVI, from the coding sequence ATGCGAGTGATGATTATAGGTGCCTCAGGGCAGTTAGGATATGAACTATCTAAAGTCCTTCAAACTCATGATCCAATTAAAACTTATGTCTCTCAAGAAATAGCTGGGGGGATAAAATTAGATCTAACAGACTATCATTCTGTAGAAGACTTTATTATAAAGAAAAAGCCCGATGTTGTAATTAACGCCGCTGCTTTTACTGATGTTGATGGTTGTGAGGTTAATAAAGAAAAGGCCTTTAAGATTAACGCCGAGGCTGTTAAGCATTTGGTTAGAGCTTCTAGGGTTATTGAGGCTTATTTAGTTCATGTGAGTACGGATTATGTCTTTGATGGAATCAAAGGACTTTATAGAGAAGATGATATTCCAAATCCAATAAACTATTACGGTTTAACCAAACTATTAGGTGAGGCTTACGTTCTATCTTATGATGATTCGCTAATAGTTAGAACTTCTGGAGTATTTAGGGATAAGGGATTTCCAATATACGCTTATAAAACCTTAAAGGAGGGTAAAGAAGTTTTAGCGTTTAAGGGTTATTATTCTCCAATTTCTGCAAAGAAGTTAGCTGAGGCAATTAACGAGCTTATAACTTATAGGAAATCTGGAATTATACATGTTGCTGGAGAAAGAATATCTAGATATGAATTAGCCTTAAAAATAAAGGAACTTTACAACTTATCTGGGAAAGTTATTGAAGTAGATAACATAAAAGGTTGGATTGCTAGAAGACCATTTGATTCCTCTTTAGATATTTCAAAAGCTAAGAAAATATTATCTATTGATTTTTATTCTATTGATGATAATTTGAGGTTTATGGTGATTTAA